CGTAGTAGGCCAGCACCAGCGCCCCGATGGTGGCGATGATGAACTGGAAGAAGTCCGTGGTCGCCACGCCCCAGATCCCCGAGGCCGCCGTGTAGACGAGCGTGATGGCGATGATCACCGCGAGCGCCGGGAGCGCGTTCCAGCCGAGCGCCTCCTGGCTCACCACGAGCACGCTCTTGATCCCCCAGGCCATCGAGATACAGGTGGTGAGGATGCCGAAGTAGATGCCCTTGAAGGCCCGCAGGAAGGCCGCCTCCTTGCCGCTGTAGCGCAGCTCCATCAGCTCGGCCGAGGTGATGATGCGCGACCGCCGGAGGAGCGAGGCGAAGAGGAACGCGCCGAAGGCCCCCGCCCCGCCGATGATGTAGGACCAGGCGAACCAGACCCCCTGGACGCCGTGCTTCGCCACGAGGCCCGTGATACCGAGCGGCGTGTCGATCGAGAGCGCCGTGGCGATCATCGAGGTGCCGGCGAGCCACCAGGGCATCGAGCGCCCCCCGACGAAGTAGTCGTCGATGCTGCGGGTGGCCCGCTTCGAGAAGATCATCCCCACGACCAGGCTGACGGCCAGGTACCCGATCACGATCCCGATGTCGAGGTTCGAGAGGTGCATCGTCGACTCAGGTCTTCAAGAGGTAGCCCTCGGTCCGGGCTACGTAGGCCGCGCAGGTGATGTCACCCGTCACGTTCAGCACCGTCCGACACATGTCCAGGATGCGGTCCACGCCGAGGACGACGGCGATCCCCTCGGCGGGCACTCCCACGAGCTGCAGCACCATGATCAGGAGCGGGATCGACCCCGAGGGGACCCCGGCCGCCCCGATGGCCGTGATCACGCTCATCACCACCACGATGAGCTGCGCCTTCAGGTCGAGCGGCACGCCGAAGACCTGGGCCAGAAACACCACCGTGACCCCCTCGAAGAGCGCCGTACCGTTCATGTTCATCGTGGCGCCGAGGGGCAGCACGAAGCCCGAGACGCGGGCCGGGATGCCCAGGTTCTCTTGCGAGACGGCGATGGTCGTGGGCAGGGTCGCGTTGCTCGAGCTGGTCGAGAACGCGGTGAGCATCACGGTCTGCACCTTGCGAAAGAAGAGCACCGGGCTGTAGCGGGCGAAGACCCGGATCAGGATCGAGAAGACCCCGAACTGGTGCAGCGCGAGGCCCAGCAGGACCGTCAACACGTACATCCCGAGGGCCGCGAGGAGGTCCCAGCCGAAGCGGGCGGTGACGCTGAAGATGAGCGCGGCGACGCCGTAGGGGGCCAGGCGCAGCGCGAGCCCCACGATCGCCACCATCATCTCGTTCACCCCCTCGAGGAGGCGCAGCACGGGATCGGCCTTCTCGCGGGCGATGAGGGTGAGAGCCACTCCCGCCATCAGCGCGACGAAGATGAGGGCCAGCATGTCCGGGTTCGGCCGCGCGATCACGGCCACCGGGTTTCGCGGCACCACGTTCACGAGGGTCTTGATGCCGAACTCGGTCTGCTCGGCCGCGCCCTTCAGCTCCTTGGCTTGCTTGCCGTAGGCGGCGAGGAGCCGGTCCTTGGTGGCCGGCGAGACCTGATCCCCGGGCCGCAGGGTGTTGACCAGCCCGAGCCCGATCCCCACCGCGCAGGTGGTGACGAGCAGGAAGTAGAGGAAGGTGCGCAGCCCCATCCGGCCGAGCTGCTTCAGGTCCCCGATCTGGGCCACCCCGAGCGCGAGGCTCGAGAAGACCAGCGGAACGACCACCATGATGAGCAGGTTCAGAAAGATCGTCCCTATCGGGTCCGCCACGTACTTCAGGGCCGCCGCGAGCCAGGGGGCGGTCGGAAAGACCCGGTTGCAGATCACCCCGAGGGTGGCTCCCACGAACAGCCCCAGCAAGATCTTGGTGTGGCGGGCCATCGCCCGAGGGTAAGGGGGCGCGATCGCCCCGGGCAACAAATGCGCCCCGCCGCACCGCCTGTGCCGAAGGGCCCGATCCGGGTACGGCGCGCGAGTGTGGCGCGCGTCTCAGCGCGGGGACGAGCCGCTGCTATACTCACCGCGATCGGACCGACGCTCGCTCCGGCGAAGGCTCGCGACGAGGCGCGTCGTCCGACTATCCGAGGGAGGTGGCGCCATGCGGTACGGGAAAGCGACGGGGTTCTTCGGACTGGTCCTGCTTCTCGGGGCGGCCTGCTCGACCAGCGGCGGCAGCAAGACCGACGGCGGCGGCAAGACCGACGGCGGCGCGTCCGCCGCGGACGGCGCGTCTCCCGCCAGCGACGGCACGGTGCCGGGCACGGACGGGGGAGCCGCGACGAGCACGAACCTGGCGCTCCTCGGACGCAGCGTCACCGAGGGGTGGTTCGCCCACTGGGAGGCGGAGGGGAGCTACAGCCGCGGTCGTTTCTACCTGCAGCACAACATCTGGGAGCCCTACGACCCGGACGTGCAGCGGTGGCCCGAACAGGTGGCCGCGGTGATCAAGGCCTTCCCGGGCAAGGCGGGCGGACGAAAGCTCCGAGCGCTGCAGTACAAGCACTGCTTCGTGGACTTCACGGACGACACCGATCTGACCCCCTACAAGCGGATCGCCGAGGCGGTCTACAAGGAGGTCGTGACGAACGCGAAGCTGAAGCTCATCGTCGGCAACGCGCTGCCGTGGACCACCGCCGGCATGTCCGCCACGATCAAGAAGAAGCAGCTCGAGTGGAACGCCTACCTCGCCGACCTCGCGGCCAAACACCCCGGGGAGGTCTTCGTCTTCGACCAGTACGCCGTGCTCACCGACAGCGCCGGCGCCCTCAAGGCCGAGTACGCGGTGGCCGCCGACGACGCGCACCTGAACAAGGCCGGCTACGACGCGCTCGACGCGGCCTACTTCGCCTTCCTGGCGCGAACCTTACCCTAGTCTCCGCTACAGCTCGCGCCCGAGCCCGAGCCCCGGCGCGTTCTGGGGAAAGAGCGTCCCCTGCCGAAGCACCACCGCACTCGCGGACGGGTCGCCGATGAGATCGAGGTGGCCGTCGAGGTCCGCGTACTTGACGTTCGGGCGGGCCAGGGCGAAGTGCAGCCCCGCCGCGATGGCCAGCGCCGCCTCGTCCATGCACCCCACCATCACCTCGAGGCTGGCCGCGCGCGCCACGGCGTCGATCTGGATCGCGTCGGTGAGGCCGCCGACCTTCATGAGCTTCACGTTCACCATGTCCACGAGCCCCTTGCGCGCCAGGCGAAAGGCGTCCCGCACGTCCGTGAGACTCTCGTCGGCCATCACCGGGATCGGCACGTCCCGGGTCACCAGCCCGAGGAGCTCGGGGCGCCCCTGCGGCGTCGGCTGCTCGATCACCGACAGACGAGCGGCCTTGGTCTGACGGAAGAAGTCGAGCGACTGCTGCACGGTGTAGCCCTGGTTGGCGTCGAAGCGCAGCTCGATCTCGGGGCCCACCGCTTCGCGCACCTTCACCACGCGTACCGCGTCCGCGACCGGGTCGAGCCCCCCTTTCAGCTTGAGGCACTTGAACCCCTGCCCGACGAAGGCGCGCGCGCGCGCGACCGTTTCAGACTCGCCCAGGATCCCCACCGTGACGCTCGTCCGGATGCGGTCG
This sequence is a window from Deltaproteobacteria bacterium. Protein-coding genes within it:
- a CDS encoding dicarboxylate/amino acid:cation symporter → MARHTKILLGLFVGATLGVICNRVFPTAPWLAAALKYVADPIGTIFLNLLIMVVVPLVFSSLALGVAQIGDLKQLGRMGLRTFLYFLLVTTCAVGIGLGLVNTLRPGDQVSPATKDRLLAAYGKQAKELKGAAEQTEFGIKTLVNVVPRNPVAVIARPNPDMLALIFVALMAGVALTLIAREKADPVLRLLEGVNEMMVAIVGLALRLAPYGVAALIFSVTARFGWDLLAALGMYVLTVLLGLALHQFGVFSILIRVFARYSPVLFFRKVQTVMLTAFSTSSSNATLPTTIAVSQENLGIPARVSGFVLPLGATMNMNGTALFEGVTVVFLAQVFGVPLDLKAQLIVVVMSVITAIGAAGVPSGSIPLLIMVLQLVGVPAEGIAVVLGVDRILDMCRTVLNVTGDITCAAYVARTEGYLLKT
- a CDS encoding dipeptide epimerase; translation: MRVTCFQAWSVTMRLAEPYTIAYDTFDSATNVFARLETDRGPVGYGCAAPDLHVTGETPESVLRAADQVIGPAIKGSDPLRIAMLLERVRGAVPNQPTALALLDLALHDLLGKVAGQPLWKLLGGFRDRIRTSVTVGILGESETVARARAFVGQGFKCLKLKGGLDPVADAVRVVKVREAVGPEIELRFDANQGYTVQQSLDFFRQTKAARLSVIEQPTPQGRPELLGLVTRDVPIPVMADESLTDVRDAFRLARKGLVDMVNVKLMKVGGLTDAIQIDAVARAASLEVMVGCMDEAALAIAAGLHFALARPNVKYADLDGHLDLIGDPSASAVVLRQGTLFPQNAPGLGLGREL